A genome region from Crossiella equi includes the following:
- a CDS encoding helix-turn-helix transcriptional regulator: protein MSNDVLYPGQPPSAMSELTEFTGQFVAPDTLRDILAPCEPSLTTMGMAIRFVPDVCAEIDAGHPLALLPAFNELHSSMISSMTAEHPGAVLVGVVSDITGMQTYQAIRSGATGVLNIVLPPATAADALEQVRRNRIPGTPPAIGADAPEKQSVEIGDEDVDLVRMLLSEKPTSEIARHFYCSERTMYRRLRDLYRKIGARGRNDVRRLAGRGLLRSAD from the coding sequence GTGAGCAATGATGTGTTGTACCCTGGGCAGCCGCCGAGCGCCATGTCGGAACTGACGGAATTCACGGGCCAGTTCGTCGCGCCGGACACGCTCCGCGACATACTGGCCCCGTGCGAGCCGTCTCTGACCACCATGGGGATGGCCATCCGGTTCGTCCCGGATGTCTGTGCCGAGATCGACGCCGGACATCCGCTGGCACTGCTGCCCGCGTTCAACGAACTGCACAGTTCCATGATCAGTTCGATGACGGCCGAGCACCCCGGCGCGGTATTGGTGGGAGTGGTCAGCGACATCACCGGCATGCAGACCTACCAGGCGATTCGCTCTGGTGCGACCGGAGTGCTGAACATCGTGCTGCCTCCTGCGACGGCCGCGGACGCACTGGAGCAGGTACGCCGAAACCGCATCCCGGGAACTCCCCCGGCCATCGGCGCCGACGCCCCGGAAAAGCAGTCGGTGGAGATCGGTGACGAGGATGTCGACCTGGTTCGAATGTTGCTCAGCGAGAAGCCGACCAGCGAGATAGCACGACATTTCTATTGCTCCGAAAGAACCATGTACCGACGACTGCGCGACCTGTACCGCAAGATCGGCGCCCGAGGCAGAAATGACGTCCGACGATTAGCCGGACGCGGATTGTTGCGGTCCGCCGACTGA
- a CDS encoding ABC transporter ATP-binding protein produces the protein MNIALSTRDVAKGYHGTPVLNGVSLEVPAGAVTGLIGPNGAGKTTLLSIIAGLRRADGGSVSVWGRPWRPSDMHQIGVLLDHPGLWTYLTGRENLLIHARLRGAPLARVDAVLSTLDMTKNADRKVGKYSLGMRWRLGIAIAMLADPPILILDEPTNGLDPVGIRDMRGLIRSMADSGQAVLVSSHQLHEVTHICDRVAVLVSGTIRYQGSLEGLAAGSDLESAFFRLIENPV, from the coding sequence ATGAACATCGCTCTGTCGACGAGGGACGTGGCCAAGGGCTACCACGGCACGCCGGTGCTCAACGGGGTCTCCCTCGAGGTGCCCGCCGGTGCGGTCACCGGGCTGATCGGTCCCAACGGCGCGGGCAAGACCACTTTGCTCAGCATCATCGCCGGGCTGCGCCGGGCGGACGGCGGCAGCGTGTCGGTGTGGGGCAGGCCGTGGCGGCCCTCCGACATGCACCAGATCGGAGTGCTGCTCGACCACCCGGGCCTGTGGACCTACCTGACGGGCCGGGAGAACCTGCTGATCCACGCGCGGCTGCGGGGAGCCCCGCTCGCACGGGTCGACGCCGTTCTGTCCACATTGGACATGACCAAGAACGCGGACCGCAAGGTGGGCAAGTACTCCCTCGGCATGCGGTGGCGCCTGGGCATCGCGATCGCGATGTTGGCCGACCCACCGATCCTGATCCTGGACGAGCCGACGAACGGCCTGGACCCCGTGGGCATCCGCGACATGCGCGGGCTGATCAGGTCGATGGCCGACAGCGGGCAGGCCGTTCTGGTGTCGAGCCACCAGCTGCACGAGGTCACCCACATCTGCGACCGGGTGGCGGTGCTCGTCTCGGGCACCATCCGCTACCAGGGTTCGCTGGAGGGGCTGGCCGCAGGTAGCGATCTCGAGTCGGCCTTCTTCCGGCTCATCGAGAACCCGGTCTGA
- a CDS encoding ABC transporter permease — protein sequence MTTRTVDRAGVGLGIVAATEVFRSRRGILPWLVLLSPVVVSVPMLIGAAITGDWRTFGSLTLTLWGTLLPVLIGLMAALSVQQDNDAWLFLLASPVSRARLVIGKFLALAGLLLAASLVLVVTLWIGALETGTAFPLNAWAAVATMWLSSLGLLGIMLLVAIAVGLPIAVGLGALGALAGALTGDKSIWYLVPFGWPLRSMLPFGEVHASGTPLPSTSPLLEVGPAVGATGLSLVVAAFAVWASCAVLKRKEI from the coding sequence ATGACAACCAGGACGGTGGACCGGGCCGGGGTCGGCCTGGGGATCGTCGCCGCGACGGAGGTGTTCAGGTCCCGCCGGGGCATCCTGCCCTGGCTGGTGCTCCTGAGTCCGGTCGTGGTGTCGGTGCCCATGCTGATCGGTGCGGCCATCACGGGGGACTGGCGCACGTTCGGCTCGTTGACCCTCACCCTGTGGGGCACTCTGCTGCCGGTGCTCATCGGCCTCATGGCCGCGCTCTCGGTCCAGCAGGACAACGATGCCTGGCTGTTCCTGCTGGCTTCGCCGGTCTCCCGCGCCCGGCTGGTCATCGGCAAGTTCCTGGCGCTGGCCGGTCTGCTGCTCGCCGCCAGCCTAGTGCTCGTGGTCACGCTGTGGATCGGCGCGCTGGAGACCGGGACGGCGTTCCCGCTCAACGCGTGGGCCGCCGTCGCCACGATGTGGCTGTCCTCGCTCGGCCTGCTGGGCATCATGCTGCTGGTCGCGATCGCCGTCGGGCTGCCCATCGCGGTGGGCCTCGGTGCGCTCGGGGCACTCGCCGGTGCGCTCACCGGGGACAAGTCGATCTGGTACCTCGTCCCGTTCGGCTGGCCGCTCCGCTCGATGCTCCCGTTCGGCGAGGTGCACGCGAGTGGCACGCCGTTGCCGAGCACCAGCCCCCTCCTTGAGGTGGGCCCGGCCGTCGGTGCGACGGGGCTGTCCTTGGTGGTGGCCGCCTTCGCGGTGTGGGCGTCCTGTGCCGTGTTGAAGCGCAAGGAGATCTGA
- a CDS encoding DUF6895 family protein, whose protein sequence is MTLVREVLDGGVRWLLRRCAEVEPGPHGLARATAAVWAGTRALGCARDSEPLVARLAGEWAAGRLDPAAQHPVLLAVVHHLLGLPPPAGAPLPGEASLELLVAGRDVLSHYCAAVATTPVPRPGPELGVVLPAVLSRALRQHDLALATELLHACARLGLPLRGALRSCTAALAACQQPDGRLGYLGREVRQAGAGADLVTDVQVPLTAGLVWAFAELAGPGSTLVPEIPRQG, encoded by the coding sequence GTGACACTCGTCCGGGAGGTGCTCGACGGCGGTGTCCGGTGGCTGCTGAGGCGGTGCGCGGAGGTCGAGCCCGGGCCGCACGGCCTGGCGCGGGCCACCGCGGCGGTGTGGGCGGGCACCCGGGCGCTGGGGTGTGCGCGGGACAGCGAGCCGCTGGTCGCCCGGCTGGCAGGGGAGTGGGCGGCGGGCCGGTTGGACCCCGCCGCACAACACCCGGTGCTGCTGGCGGTGGTCCACCACCTGCTCGGTCTGCCGCCGCCCGCCGGTGCACCCCTGCCCGGGGAGGCGTCCCTCGAGCTGCTGGTCGCCGGTCGGGACGTGCTGTCGCACTACTGCGCGGCCGTCGCCACCACCCCGGTGCCGCGGCCCGGACCCGAGCTGGGCGTGGTGCTGCCCGCCGTGCTCTCGCGCGCGCTGCGCCAGCACGACCTGGCGCTGGCCACCGAGCTGCTGCACGCCTGCGCCCGGCTCGGCCTGCCCCTGCGGGGCGCGCTGCGTTCGTGCACGGCCGCCCTGGCCGCCTGCCAACAGCCCGACGGCAGGCTCGGCTACCTGGGCCGAGAGGTGAGGCAGGCCGGTGCCGGGGCGGACCTGGTCACTGACGTCCAGGTACCGCTGACCGCGGGCCTGGTCTGGGCGTTCGCCGAGCTGGCCGGTCCGGGCAGCACACTCGTCCCGGAAATCCCGCGCCAGGGGTGA
- a CDS encoding DUF6895 family protein, with translation MNGGPGPFHPPEALDRLCRNGSVPRPLGPPIGGGTLLATTLAWLVEHLGLFDPDGEGRALTEAGQFSAVLELAVVTRALCHRQLPAEAGELVARCADLVAHVLTRPWFRDGPLRSPTRFRYLAWMLGAVRGCGRETPREAEAAVRRLVDLAHGGLYNPAHPASGRLELRYVLDLGGYPHRLPGLAELYRAGVLGAPVDPVHVTELEVYDVTHAVFYTTDMGLRPPEALTAEEIATAARVVDDLLPHVVAAHNWDLTAELLMCARALGGGHGPVHHFARGCLDRAVLPGGAVTGPHFDPERCAALAPEHRVRYVFNRCYHTTLVAALAAGTWSCEVRS, from the coding sequence ATGAACGGCGGTCCGGGGCCGTTCCACCCGCCTGAGGCACTGGACCGCCTGTGCCGCAACGGGTCCGTGCCCCGGCCGCTCGGACCGCCGATCGGGGGCGGCACCCTGTTGGCCACGACCCTGGCGTGGCTGGTCGAGCACCTCGGCCTCTTCGACCCAGACGGGGAGGGCCGGGCCCTCACCGAGGCCGGTCAGTTCAGTGCCGTCCTGGAACTGGCCGTGGTCACCCGCGCGCTGTGCCACCGGCAGCTCCCGGCGGAGGCCGGTGAGCTGGTGGCGCGGTGCGCCGACCTGGTGGCGCACGTCCTCACCCGCCCATGGTTCCGGGACGGTCCGCTCCGCTCACCCACCCGGTTCCGGTACCTGGCCTGGATGCTCGGCGCGGTACGGGGCTGCGGCCGCGAGACCCCTCGCGAGGCCGAGGCCGCAGTGCGCAGGCTGGTGGACCTGGCGCACGGAGGGTTGTACAACCCGGCACACCCGGCCAGCGGCCGCCTGGAGCTGCGCTACGTGCTCGACCTGGGCGGGTACCCGCACCGCCTGCCCGGCCTGGCCGAGCTGTACCGGGCGGGGGTGCTCGGCGCCCCGGTCGACCCGGTGCACGTGACCGAGCTCGAGGTCTACGACGTCACGCACGCCGTTTTCTACACCACCGACATGGGCCTGCGCCCGCCGGAGGCGCTCACCGCCGAGGAGATCGCCACCGCCGCGCGCGTGGTGGACGACCTGCTGCCGCACGTGGTGGCCGCGCACAACTGGGACCTCACCGCGGAGCTGCTGATGTGCGCCCGCGCGCTGGGCGGCGGGCACGGCCCGGTGCACCACTTCGCCCGGGGCTGCCTGGACCGGGCGGTGCTGCCCGGCGGCGCGGTGACCGGACCGCACTTCGACCCGGAGCGGTGCGCGGCGCTGGCCCCCGAGCACCGCGTGCGGTACGTGTTCAACCGCTGCTACCACACCACGCTGGTGGCCGCACTGGCCGCGGGCACCTGGTCCTGTGAGGTGAGGTCGTGA
- a CDS encoding flavoprotein, which yields MTAPEGLPRLPERLLVGVTGSIAALGLPGYLNAFRALGANRVTVVPTRNARRFLSAETLGWLSNAVCTDEDHGPGHVALAEWAELMLVLPATANVLGAAANGLAPDLLTTVLLARQRPVVFAPAMNKRMWDSPAVRRNVRTLRADGHTVVAPEEGPVYEAASRQLVTGLVLPRPERIAAVLAERG from the coding sequence ATGACCGCACCGGAGGGGCTGCCCAGGCTGCCCGAGCGCCTGCTGGTGGGGGTGACCGGCTCGATCGCCGCGCTCGGGCTGCCGGGCTACCTGAACGCCTTCCGCGCGCTGGGCGCGAACCGCGTCACGGTGGTGCCCACCCGCAACGCCCGGCGCTTCCTGTCCGCGGAGACCCTGGGCTGGCTGAGCAACGCGGTGTGCACCGACGAGGACCACGGGCCCGGCCACGTGGCGCTCGCCGAGTGGGCGGAGCTGATGCTGGTCCTGCCCGCCACCGCCAACGTACTGGGCGCCGCGGCGAACGGGCTCGCCCCGGACCTGCTGACCACGGTGCTGCTCGCGCGGCAGCGTCCCGTGGTCTTCGCGCCCGCGATGAACAAGCGGATGTGGGACAGCCCCGCCGTGCGGCGCAACGTCCGGACACTTCGTGCGGACGGGCACACCGTGGTGGCCCCGGAGGAGGGGCCGGTGTACGAGGCGGCGAGCAGGCAGCTGGTGACCGGCCTGGTCCTGCCGCGGCCGGAACGGATCGCCGCGGTGCTCGCGGAGCGCGGATGA
- a CDS encoding lanthionine synthetase C family protein — MTESTRTETPELGAGAALDLVVRTAERLADPDRVAEVAGAARNRDPLFDMPLWQPVSLAYGYPGTALLFGELTRLDGKWTRVAHEHLTRAFTALSSNAPGGLYFGPAAVAAVAQTCAGRGRGYLRLRERLTLWTVAEQRRRLTVCARRPGPGVSADDLDVINGAAGLGRLLLDAAEEPGVAGEEARSALEATLAHLVALSQPVRVRGVEVPGWWVPAERQPSEDDRRNHPDGDFNTGLAHGVAGPLALLASAEERGVRVPGQAEAAARFADWLCWAARADDTGPYWPYRVDWREQVTGERPGYAPTRSAWCYGAPGVAAALHRAGAAFGEPRWRHLALESLRAVLRRPVRDWQLDGPTVCHGLAGLAQVLHRVGADSGDAELRAGAARVTAMTARHAEENSAFLFPLLVRDPPGFHADPELVRRDAVGVLEGAAGVACALLSAVHTELPGPEDRPWDRVLLLS, encoded by the coding sequence GTGACCGAGTCCACGCGGACCGAGACACCGGAGCTGGGCGCCGGGGCGGCCTTGGACCTCGTGGTCCGCACCGCCGAGCGGCTGGCCGACCCGGACCGGGTGGCCGAGGTCGCGGGCGCGGCGCGCAACCGCGACCCGCTGTTCGACATGCCGCTGTGGCAACCGGTCTCGCTCGCCTACGGCTACCCCGGGACGGCCCTGCTGTTCGGTGAGCTCACCAGGCTGGACGGGAAGTGGACGCGGGTGGCCCACGAGCACCTGACCCGGGCGTTCACCGCGCTCTCCTCGAACGCGCCCGGTGGGCTGTACTTCGGTCCGGCGGCCGTCGCCGCGGTCGCGCAGACCTGCGCCGGCCGGGGCAGGGGCTACCTCCGGCTGCGCGAGCGGCTCACGCTCTGGACGGTCGCCGAGCAACGCAGACGGCTCACCGTGTGCGCGCGGCGGCCCGGCCCCGGGGTCTCCGCCGACGACCTCGATGTGATCAACGGGGCGGCCGGGCTGGGCAGGCTGCTGCTCGACGCCGCCGAGGAACCGGGAGTGGCCGGGGAGGAGGCGCGGTCGGCGCTGGAGGCGACCTTGGCGCACCTGGTCGCGCTGTCCCAGCCGGTCCGGGTGCGCGGCGTCGAGGTGCCCGGCTGGTGGGTCCCCGCCGAACGCCAGCCGAGCGAGGACGACCGCCGCAACCACCCCGACGGCGACTTCAACACCGGGCTCGCGCACGGCGTGGCCGGGCCGCTGGCGCTGCTGGCCTCCGCCGAGGAACGAGGTGTGCGGGTGCCGGGCCAGGCCGAGGCCGCAGCCAGGTTCGCGGACTGGCTGTGCTGGGCGGCGCGGGCGGATGACACCGGGCCGTACTGGCCGTACCGCGTCGACTGGCGGGAGCAGGTCACCGGTGAGCGGCCCGGGTACGCGCCGACGCGCAGCGCCTGGTGTTACGGCGCGCCCGGTGTGGCGGCCGCGCTGCACCGGGCGGGCGCCGCCTTCGGTGAACCGCGCTGGCGGCACCTTGCCCTGGAGTCGTTGCGGGCCGTGCTGCGCCGCCCGGTGCGGGACTGGCAGCTGGACGGCCCCACGGTCTGCCACGGGCTGGCGGGCCTGGCCCAGGTGCTGCACCGGGTCGGCGCGGACTCCGGGGACGCGGAACTGCGGGCGGGCGCCGCGCGGGTGACCGCGATGACCGCGCGGCACGCCGAGGAGAACAGCGCGTTCCTGTTTCCGCTCCTGGTCCGGGATCCCCCGGGTTTCCACGCCGATCCCGAGCTCGTCCGCCGCGACGCCGTCGGCGTGCTGGAAGGTGCGGCCGGGGTGGCCTGCGCGCTGCTGTCCGCTGTCCACACGGAGCTGCCCGGGCCGGAGGACCGGCCGTGGGACCGGGTGCTCCTGCTCAGCTGA
- a CDS encoding lantibiotic dehydratase, with translation MSGPFVAWDDFLVRSPLAAVDGSTLTSSVRHLSPSAGRAAHVELLRRAAAMPALAEAVAVASPSLAAILDEVLTDGAAARKDTQIRRAALAVLRYDIRMRFRPTPFGLFAGVGHGCFDSSTKVEHEFPPSTWTKPDMEWLHALVDGIEREPALLFHLIVQAHGAVVQRGARLCLDAPSFRVGKTQEWGRVSVRDTPAVRTALDLARAPVVVADLVASLRERFPKAGAAAAGRMVAGLLREGLLVTTLRPPLDGADPLAHVCAALGGIEQRLGAPLPVRARLEEFADLLAAYDAVPVGEGRPALREVVAAARELHHHDNPVHVDAGLGTRVRLPDQVRAEVERAVAAMWRLAPARRGTQVVREFHTRFLERYGAGRVVPLLDAVDETVGPGLPSGFGWPPSERPEQQAPPEQRHRRDVALAELVASALRDGRDEIVLDDAALERMAPETEPGGVTRFCEFYFRLVSPSAQHVDEGEFRLVIGPNPGSYQAGGTAGRFCGLLPDLAEVLRAHWADRAAEAEPVVYANLVYQPRARRAANVANAPALTGTHIPIGLPDSPGVPALRLADLGLVADLERLHVVHLRTGQAVVPVCHTMLSPDAQAPNVARLLYELGLEGGRLWEPWHWGAATDFPRLPRVVHGRTVLRPATWRADELRAAAERLDPRALGPERLAEAWAEEVAAWRQRWTVPADLLVLTADHRIQVDLTEAWHRELLCDELRKTPEIAFVETGCGLADGWFATGDGTGIAEFVVPLSAAVPPPRPRVPAAAAAAWTRRVHPPGGEWLYLKVESSLHVQTELVREYLPALVAEAEELGADRWFFIRYSEPGTVLRLRFHGPPDRLWPHVLPRVAHRLQSWLDTRLAGSWSIAAYDPEWERYGGPAAQQAVEEVFQADSELAVSLLQEVHRPGSPFDVDTLAVVSVAALAHAFGPPSPGAPDVRPCPGDPAASWLATTGTRAELPRRFRADRERWRTSVDPVGGWPVLAASEPGARVVAALRARDAAVARYGELVRGRVADELAVVGSLLHMTCNRIFGGPADREQEVLGLARGALLDNFERRRRGA, from the coding sequence GTGAGCGGACCATTCGTGGCCTGGGACGACTTCCTCGTCCGCAGTCCGCTGGCTGCCGTGGACGGATCGACGCTGACCAGCTCCGTGCGACACCTGAGCCCGTCGGCGGGCAGGGCGGCGCACGTCGAGCTGTTGCGCCGGGCCGCGGCCATGCCCGCGCTGGCCGAGGCGGTCGCGGTGGCCAGCCCGAGCCTGGCCGCCATTCTGGACGAGGTGCTCACCGACGGGGCGGCCGCCCGCAAGGACACCCAAATACGCCGGGCCGCCCTCGCGGTTCTCCGCTACGACATCAGAATGCGTTTCCGGCCGACGCCGTTCGGCCTTTTCGCCGGGGTCGGACACGGTTGTTTCGACTCCTCCACCAAAGTCGAACACGAGTTCCCGCCGAGCACGTGGACCAAGCCCGACATGGAATGGCTGCACGCACTCGTCGACGGGATCGAGCGTGAACCGGCCCTGCTGTTTCACCTGATCGTGCAAGCCCACGGCGCGGTGGTCCAGCGCGGTGCCCGGCTGTGCCTGGACGCGCCGAGCTTCCGCGTGGGCAAGACCCAGGAGTGGGGCCGGGTATCGGTGCGGGACACCCCCGCCGTGCGCACGGCCCTCGACCTGGCCCGCGCCCCGGTCGTGGTCGCGGACCTGGTGGCGTCGTTGCGCGAGCGGTTCCCGAAGGCCGGTGCCGCGGCGGCGGGCCGGATGGTGGCCGGGCTGCTCCGGGAGGGCTTGCTGGTGACCACCCTGCGGCCACCGCTGGACGGCGCGGACCCGCTCGCCCACGTGTGCGCCGCACTCGGCGGGATCGAGCAGCGGCTGGGCGCGCCACTGCCCGTGCGCGCCCGGCTCGAGGAGTTCGCCGACCTCCTGGCCGCCTACGACGCGGTCCCGGTCGGCGAGGGCAGGCCCGCGCTCCGCGAGGTGGTCGCCGCCGCGCGGGAGCTGCACCACCACGACAACCCGGTGCACGTGGATGCCGGACTCGGTACCCGGGTGCGCCTGCCGGACCAGGTGCGCGCCGAGGTCGAGCGCGCGGTGGCGGCGATGTGGCGGCTCGCCCCCGCCCGCCGCGGCACCCAGGTGGTCCGCGAGTTCCACACCCGGTTCCTCGAGCGCTACGGCGCGGGCCGGGTCGTACCGCTGCTGGACGCGGTGGACGAGACGGTCGGCCCCGGCCTGCCCTCCGGTTTCGGCTGGCCGCCGAGCGAACGGCCCGAGCAGCAGGCGCCGCCGGAACAGCGCCACCGCCGGGACGTGGCACTGGCCGAGCTCGTCGCCTCGGCGCTGCGCGACGGCCGGGACGAGATCGTGCTGGACGACGCCGCGCTCGAGCGGATGGCACCGGAGACCGAACCCGGCGGGGTGACACGCTTCTGCGAGTTCTACTTCCGGTTGGTGTCCCCGTCCGCACAGCACGTGGACGAGGGGGAGTTCCGGCTGGTGATCGGCCCGAACCCCGGTTCTTACCAGGCCGGGGGCACGGCAGGCCGGTTCTGCGGCCTGCTGCCGGACCTGGCCGAAGTTCTCCGCGCGCACTGGGCCGACCGCGCGGCCGAGGCCGAGCCGGTGGTGTACGCCAACCTCGTCTACCAGCCCCGAGCCCGCCGCGCCGCCAACGTGGCGAACGCGCCCGCCCTCACCGGGACGCACATCCCGATCGGGCTGCCCGACTCCCCGGGCGTGCCCGCGCTGCGCCTGGCCGACCTCGGCCTGGTCGCGGACCTCGAGCGCCTGCACGTGGTGCACCTGCGGACCGGGCAGGCGGTCGTCCCGGTCTGCCACACCATGCTCAGCCCGGACGCGCAGGCCCCCAACGTCGCGCGGCTGCTGTACGAGCTGGGACTGGAGGGCGGGCGCCTGTGGGAGCCGTGGCACTGGGGCGCGGCGACGGACTTCCCCCGGCTGCCCCGGGTGGTCCACGGCCGGACGGTGCTGCGCCCGGCGACCTGGCGGGCCGACGAGCTGCGAGCCGCCGCCGAGCGGCTGGACCCGCGTGCGCTCGGTCCCGAGCGGCTGGCCGAGGCATGGGCCGAGGAGGTGGCCGCCTGGCGGCAGCGGTGGACCGTGCCCGCGGACCTGCTGGTGCTGACCGCCGACCACCGCATCCAGGTCGACCTGACCGAGGCCTGGCACCGGGAGCTGCTGTGCGACGAGCTGCGCAAGACCCCGGAGATCGCATTCGTCGAGACCGGCTGCGGGCTGGCCGACGGCTGGTTCGCCACCGGGGACGGGACGGGCATCGCCGAGTTCGTGGTCCCCCTCAGCGCGGCCGTCCCGCCGCCGCGTCCACGGGTGCCGGCGGCCGCGGCCGCGGCGTGGACCCGGCGGGTGCACCCGCCCGGCGGTGAATGGCTCTACCTGAAGGTCGAGTCCTCGTTGCACGTCCAGACCGAGCTCGTCCGCGAGTACCTGCCCGCTCTGGTCGCCGAGGCCGAGGAGCTCGGCGCCGACCGCTGGTTCTTCATCCGCTACTCCGAGCCGGGCACCGTGCTGCGGCTGCGCTTCCACGGCCCGCCGGACCGGCTCTGGCCGCACGTCCTGCCCCGGGTGGCCCACCGCCTCCAGAGCTGGCTGGACACCCGCCTGGCCGGTTCGTGGTCGATCGCCGCCTACGACCCGGAGTGGGAACGCTACGGCGGTCCCGCGGCCCAGCAGGCCGTGGAGGAGGTCTTCCAGGCCGACAGCGAGCTGGCGGTGTCCCTGCTCCAGGAGGTCCACCGCCCGGGCAGCCCGTTCGACGTGGACACGCTCGCGGTGGTGTCGGTCGCCGCGCTGGCGCACGCGTTCGGGCCGCCCTCGCCCGGGGCGCCGGACGTCCGGCCCTGTCCGGGCGACCCGGCCGCCTCCTGGCTGGCGACCACGGGGACCCGCGCCGAGCTGCCCCGCCGGTTCCGGGCCGACCGTGAGCGGTGGCGCACCTCGGTCGACCCGGTGGGGGGCTGGCCCGTGCTGGCCGCGAGCGAGCCCGGTGCCCGTGTGGTGGCCGCCCTGCGGGCGCGGGACGCGGCGGTCGCGCGCTACGGCGAACTGGTCCGGGGCCGCGTCGCCGACGAGCTCGCCGTGGTCGGCAGCCTCCTGCACATGACGTGCAACCGGATCTTCGGCGGCCCGGCCGACCGCGAGCAGGAGGTACTCGGCCTGGCCAGGGGTGCGCTGCTGGACAACTTCGAGCGACGGAGGCGAGGAGCGTGA
- a CDS encoding FDLD family class I lanthipeptide, which yields MSTAMLDQTAVLDSDAFDIDAEFTVETEMASPAITSVVVCTPGCGPSVGTFCTACCC from the coding sequence ATGTCGACGGCAATGCTCGACCAGACCGCTGTGCTCGACAGCGACGCGTTCGACATCGACGCGGAGTTCACCGTGGAGACGGAGATGGCCTCTCCCGCCATCACCAGTGTGGTCGTCTGCACCCCGGGCTGCGGTCCGTCGGTGGGCACCTTCTGCACCGCCTGCTGCTGCTGA
- a CDS encoding RNA polymerase sigma factor → MAAGDDSALRTLYQRHALAMLRLLRRLTSDARLAEDLLQESWLAVWQSAAAYRGEASVRGWLLGVTRRQAHNRLRRKEVEAVPLEDSIDPPDPSGRVEEAVLAEAGRQEVMTAIDALSPPLAEVVHLALVAELGYRDIAVVLDIPVGTVKSRMANARKQLIEILSRKAVPR, encoded by the coding sequence GTGGCAGCCGGCGATGACAGCGCGCTCCGCACGCTGTACCAGCGGCACGCCCTGGCGATGCTGCGGCTGCTGCGACGGCTGACCTCCGACGCGCGCCTGGCCGAGGACCTGCTCCAGGAGAGCTGGCTGGCGGTCTGGCAGTCGGCGGCCGCCTACCGCGGCGAGGCGTCGGTGCGCGGCTGGCTGCTGGGCGTGACCCGGCGCCAGGCGCACAACCGGTTGCGGCGCAAGGAGGTGGAGGCAGTGCCTCTGGAGGACTCGATCGACCCGCCGGACCCGTCCGGCCGGGTCGAGGAGGCGGTGCTGGCCGAAGCGGGGCGGCAGGAGGTCATGACGGCAATCGACGCCCTGTCGCCGCCGCTGGCCGAAGTCGTGCACCTCGCGCTGGTGGCCGAGCTCGGCTACCGCGACATCGCGGTGGTGCTCGACATCCCCGTCGGCACGGTCAAGAGCCGCATGGCCAACGCGCGCAAACAGTTGATCGAGATCCTGAGCAGGAAGGCGGTGCCACGATGA
- a CDS encoding ATP-binding cassette domain-containing protein: MTREEWNVVRIEVSRLVVVHRGGQRALDGVDLSLRGGLVGLVGPNGAGKTTLVRTLTGLVRPTSGSVNVGGHDLATGAGRRQVRHLLGYLPQDFDPYPELTGREFLDYLALLKHMDSRRARRAQIEDLLERTGLTGVADQRVGRYSTGTRRRLGIAQALLGDPRLVVVDEPTANLDPEERMRFRGLLAALAGDRTVLLATHILGDVAQTCPQTVVLAGGRVVYHGATAELTEQARGRTYTVTADAPPPPDAGVVVNAWAADGVMRYRVAGGTPPEGISTEEPTLEDGYAALMHTMRGTAWT; encoded by the coding sequence ATGACGCGAGAGGAGTGGAACGTGGTCCGCATCGAGGTGAGCAGGCTGGTGGTGGTCCACCGAGGCGGCCAGCGCGCGCTCGACGGGGTCGACCTGTCGCTGCGCGGAGGACTCGTCGGTCTGGTGGGGCCCAACGGTGCCGGCAAGACGACCCTGGTCCGCACCCTCACCGGACTGGTGCGGCCGACGAGCGGGTCGGTCAACGTCGGCGGACACGACCTGGCCACGGGGGCCGGTCGCCGCCAGGTCCGGCACCTGCTGGGCTACCTGCCGCAGGACTTCGACCCGTACCCGGAGCTGACCGGGCGTGAGTTCCTGGACTACCTGGCCCTGCTCAAGCACATGGACAGCCGCCGGGCCCGGCGCGCGCAGATCGAGGACCTGCTCGAGCGCACCGGGCTGACCGGGGTCGCCGACCAGCGGGTCGGCCGGTACTCGACCGGCACCCGGCGTCGGCTCGGCATCGCGCAGGCCCTGCTCGGCGATCCCCGGCTGGTGGTGGTCGACGAGCCGACCGCCAACCTCGACCCGGAGGAGCGCATGCGCTTCCGCGGTCTGCTGGCCGCCCTGGCCGGTGACCGCACCGTGCTGCTGGCCACGCACATCCTCGGTGACGTGGCCCAGACCTGCCCCCAGACCGTGGTGCTGGCAGGCGGCCGGGTGGTCTACCACGGCGCCACCGCGGAGCTGACGGAACAGGCGCGGGGCCGCACGTACACGGTGACGGCCGACGCCCCACCGCCTCCGGACGCGGGCGTGGTGGTCAACGCGTGGGCCGCCGACGGCGTGATGCGCTACCGGGTGGCCGGTGGCACGCCGCCGGAGGGGATCTCGACGGAGGAGCCGACGCTGGAAGACGGGTACGCCGCGCTCATGCACACCATGCGCGGCACGGCATGGACATAG